ACTTTATCTTTCTAATGAATATAATGCAATTTTCGATAATGCCGGAGTAGTTTTAATGTTAATTGACAAAGAAGGTAAAATTCTGAATATCAACAAATCCGGACTTAGAATGGTAGGCAAAAATAAAGAGGATATCTTGAATGTTTTAGCCGGTGAAGTTTTTAATTGTATCAATTCATGGGCTGAGGGGAAACCAGTATGTGGGATTGGAAAGAATTGTGTTCATTGTGCAGTAAGAAATATTTTTAGTAATACTTTTTTAACAAAGAAAACAAATTATAAAATTGAAGGAACATTGGATGTTGTATTAAACAATAATACAACTAAACTAAATATATTAGTAACAGCTGCCATAATAAATTCAAATAATAATGAATGTGTATTGTTGACAATTGATGATATTACAGGTCAAAAGAAATTAGAACACAAGCTTAAAATAAGCGAAGAAAGATTAAAAAAGGCACAACAAATTGCTAAACTCGGACATTGGGAATTAGACATAGTAAACAATAAATTAATGTGGTCTGATGAAATATATCGTATTTTTGACATAAAACCGCAAGAGTTTGACGCAACTTACGAAGCATTCTTAAACAACATACACCCTGAAGACAGAGATAAGGTAAATGAAGCATATACTAGCTCATTAAAAAATAAAACAGATTACGAAATAGAGCATAGATTATTATTGAAATCAGGTAAGATTAAATATGTGTTGGAGAAATGCCATACAGAATATAACGAATTAGGAAATCCCATCCTCTCAATAGGCACAGTTTCTGACATTACAGAATTAAAAGAAAAAGAAAATAAATTGCAAGAAGCAATTGAGACAAAAGATAAATTCTTATCGATAATAGCACACGATTTAAGAAGTCCCTTCAATACTTTATTAGGTTTTAGTGAAGTTCTTATGAAAGAACATAAAGAGTATGGCGTTGAAGAACGTGAGAAAATGATTAAATTAGTTAATCTTAGTGCAAATATGGCTTTTAATTTGTTAGAAAATTTACTTTCCTGGTCATTATCACAATTCGGGAAAATTAAATTTTCACCTGAAAAGTTAAATTTAAAAACTCTATTGTTAGGTATTCTGGATGGTTTACAACAGCTTGCATACAGAAAAAACATTCAGATTTTAGAAACATTTTTTGTAGAAGCTGTATGTTTTGCAGATAAAAATATGATTGCAACTATTTTTAGAAATTTAATTTCAAATGCAATTAAGTTCACCAACAGAAACGGGACCATTACAATCGCAGCTGAAAAAGAAAATGGTTTTCTTGAAATTTCTGTTACAGATACAGGTGTAGGAATCCCAAAAGAAAGAATTGATGATATATTTTGCACAAACAAAAAC
The Bacteroidota bacterium DNA segment above includes these coding regions:
- a CDS encoding PAS domain-containing protein, giving the protein MDYINKSSLYLSNEYNAIFDNAGVVLMLIDKEGKILNINKSGLRMVGKNKEDILNVLAGEVFNCINSWAEGKPVCGIGKNCVHCAVRNIFSNTFLTKKTNYKIEGTLDVVLNNNTTKLNILVTAAIINSNNNECVLLTIDDITGQKKLEHKLKISEERLKKAQQIAKLGHWELDIVNNKLMWSDEIYRIFDIKPQEFDATYEAFLNNIHPEDRDKVNEAYTSSLKNKTDYEIEHRLLLKSGKIKYVLEKCHTEYNELGNPILSIGTVSDITELKEKENKLQEAIETKDKFLSIIAHDLRSPFNTLLGFSEVLMKEHKEYGVEEREKMIKLVNLSANMAFNLLENLLSWSLSQFGKIKFSPEKLNLKTLLLGILDGLQQLAYRKNIQILETFFVEAVCFADKNMIATIFRNLISNAIKFTNRNGTITIAAEKENGFLEISVTDTGVGIPKERIDDIFCTNKNISTKGTVGEKGSGLGLILCKDFVERHGGKIRVKSEIGKGTSFIFTIPLLKDELR